One stretch of Monomorium pharaonis isolate MP-MQ-018 chromosome 10, ASM1337386v2, whole genome shotgun sequence DNA includes these proteins:
- the LOC118647601 gene encoding saccharopine dehydrogenase-like oxidoreductase: MTFSTRLMAVELSIGAVVCPSPAHYFFQLYSHAIFVDGQQSCRYPSGHTRLRTSLRSLCGKTLFFERNSTYSANLLRLLSYCKKMANDRLDIVIFGATGFTGKFVVKNATHICKDRKLRFGIAGRRKEALDAVVTEFASDIEDIPIILADVKDEESLKKMTERAKVLINCCGPYRFYGEPVVKACIATRTHYVDVTAEIQFILKMQLEYNEAAKEAGVYILSACGFDCIPSDLGIIFTQQKFEGEVNAIEMYLKWTTNAEKKGPYANYGTYESLLYSACHLMELRELRAKLYTTKLPEFTPKLKKRSVVHRSDVSKGWSVWFPCFAADRPVALRTQRFLYDKYKERPAQVQFYATIKSFFELLMLAIFGATLLILSQISCSRNLLLKHPALFTYGLVSREKPDIELFKSTHFDMTFVAYGWTEKLAKPTDKHTDPPNKKVITKISSVSPGYEMTSIVMILSAMTILNEIDKIPDNGGVLTPGAAFGKTSLIEQMIKHNIKFEVISTEIQNKL, from the exons atgacATTTTCTACCAGATTGATGGCAGTTGAGCTTTCAATCGGCGCGGTCGTATGTCCCTCTCCAGCGCATTATTTTTTCCAGTTATATAGCCATGCCATTTTTGTCGACGGTCAACAGTCTTGTCGATACCCATCGGGCCACACACGTTTGCGGACGAGCCTACGATCACTTTGTGGGAAGACACTCTTTTTCGAGAGAAACTCGACTTATTCGGCTAATTTGCTTCGATTACTTTCAT ATTGCAAAAAAATGGCAAATGATCGCTTAGATATAGTGATATTTGGCGCCACTGGATTTACTGGAAAATTTGTGGTAAAAAATGCGACTCATATTTGCAAAGATAGGAAACTGAGGTTTGGTATTGCTGGTCGTAGAAAGGAAGCTTTAGACGCTGTTGTTACAGAATTTGCTTCAGATATTg AGGACATACCTATTATTCTGGCTGACGTAAAAGATGAAGAGTCTCTCAAAAAAATGACAGAACGAGCAAAAGTACTTATCAACTGTTGCGGTCCATACAGATTTTATGGAGAACCAGTTGTCAAAGCATGCATTGCTACTCGCACTCATTATGTTGATGTCACTGCTGAAATACAG tTCATATTGAAAATGCAATTGGAATATAATGAAGCAGCGAAAGAAGCTGGTGTTTATATATTGAGCGCTTGCGGTTTTGACTGCATTCCTAGCGATTTGGGAATTATTTTCAcacaacaaaaatttgaagGAGAAGTCAATGCTATTGAAATGTACTTGAAATGGACAACTAACGCTGAGAAGAAAGGTCCATATGCAAATTATGGAACTTATGAGTCGCTACTATATAGTGCGTGTCACCTAATGGAATTACGAGAATTACGTGCAAAGTTATATACTACCAAATTGCCCGAATTCACgccgaaattaaaaaaaag AAGTGTGGTGCATCGAAGTGATGTTTCTAAAGGATGGTCCGTGTGGTTTCCGTGTTTCGCTGCCGACCGCCCAGTGGCTCTTCGTACACAGCGATTTTtatatgacaaatataaagaaaGGCCCGCACAAGTTCAGTTTTATGCCACAATAAA GTCTTTTTTTGAACTCCTGATGCTAGCCATTTTCGGTGCAACTTTATTAATCCTGTCTCAAATATCATGCAGTCGTAACTTGCTTCTGaaa CACCCTGCTCTATTTACGTACGGTTTAGTAAGTCGTGAGAAACCGGATATAGAATTGTTCAAATCAACGCACTTTGATATGACGTTTGTAGCTTACGGATGGACTGAAAAGCTGGCTAAACCTACCGACAAGCATACCGATCcgccaaataaaaaagtaatcacCAAAATCTCTAGCGTTTCTCCCGGATATGAAATGACTAGCATCGTAATGATTTTATCAGCTATGACAATCCTTAACGAAATTGATAAGATTCCCGACAA cgGAGGAGTGCTTACTCCTGGTGCTGCGTTCGGTAAAACATCTCTGATCGAGCAAAtgattaaacataatattaaatttgaagtgATATCTActgaaatacaaaataaattataa
- the LOC118647599 gene encoding saccharopine dehydrogenase-like oxidoreductase — protein sequence MANDRLDIVIFGATGFTGKFVVRNATHMCKDRKLRFGIAGRRKEALDAVVTEFASDIEDIPIILADVKDEESLKKMTERTKVLISCCGPYRFYGEPVVKACIATRTHYVDVTGEPQFMEKMQLEYNEAAKEAGVYIVSACGFDCIPSDLGIIFTQQKFEGEVNAIEIYLKSWTTNTEKKGPYVNYGTYESLVYGVGHLKELRELRAKLYPTKLPEFMPKLKPRSVVHRSDASKGLSVSFPSADRPVALRTQRFLYDKYKERPAQVQFYVTMKSFFELLMLAIFGTTLLILSRISCGRNLLLKYPALFTYGLISRENPDMELFKSTYFDMTFVAYGWTEKLAEPTDKHIDPPNKKVITKISGVSPAYEMTSIVVILSAITILNEIDKIPDNGGVLTPGAAFGKTSLTEQMIKHNIKFEVVSTEIQTQTLK from the exons ATGGCAAATGATCGCTTAGATATAGTGATATTTGGCGCTACTGGATTTACTGGAAAATTTGTGGTAAGAAATGCGACTCATATGTGCAAAGATCGGAAACTGAGGTTTGGTATTGCTGGTCGTAGAAAGGAAGCTTTAGACGCTGTTGTTACAGAATTTGCTTCAGATATTg AGGACATACCTATTATTCTGGCTGACGTAAAAGATGAAGAGTCTCTCAAAAAAATGACAGAACGAACAAAAGTACTTATCAGCTGTTGCGGTCCATACAGATTTTATGGAGAACCAGTTGTCAAAGCATGCATTGCTACTCGCACTCATTATGTTGATGTCACTGGTGAACCACAG tTTATGGAGAAAATGCAATTGGAATATAATGAAGCAGCGAAAGAAGCTGGTGTTTATATAGTGAGCGCTTGCGGTTTTGACTGTATTCCTAGCGATTTGGGAATTATTTTCAcacaacaaaaatttgaagGAGAAGTCAATGCTATTGAAATATACTTGAAGTCGTGGACAACTAACACTGAGAAGAAAGGTCCATATGTAAATTATGGAACTTATGAGTCGCTAGTATACGGTGTGGGTCACCTAAAGGAATTACGAGAATTACGCGCAAAGTTATATCCTACCAAATTGCCCGAATTCATGCCGAAATTAAAACCAAG AAGTGTGGTACATCGAAGCGATGCTTCTAAAGGATTGTCCGTGTCATTTCCGAGTGCCGATCGCCCAGTAGCTCTTCGTACACAGCGATTTTtatatgacaaatataaagaaaGGCCTGCACAAGTTCAGTTTTATGTCACAATGAA GTCTTTCTTTGAACTCCTGATGCTAGCCATTTTCGGTACAACTTTATTAATCCTGTCTCGCATATCATGCGGTCGCAACTTGCTTCTAAAA TACCCTGCTCTATTTACGTATGGTTTAATAAGTCGTGAGAATCCGGATATGGAATTGTTCAAATCAACGTACTTTGATATGACGTTTGTAGCTTACGGATGGACTGAAAAGCTGGCTGAACCTACCGACAAACATATCGATCCgcctaataaaaaagtaatcacCAAAATCTCTGGCGTTTCTCCCGCATATGAAATGACTAGCATTGTAGTGATTTTATCAGCTATAACAATCCTTAACGAAATTGATAAGATCCCCGACAA cgGAGGAGTGCTTACTCCTGGTGCTGCGTTCGGTAAAACATCTCTGACCGAGCAAAtgattaaacataatattaaatttgaagtgGTATCTACTGAAAtacaaa cacaaacattgaaataa
- the LOC118647600 gene encoding chromodomain-helicase-DNA-binding protein 1-like has protein sequence MRPVKKALKALDTPDMSLSEEERVARARRCLFQIGNHINTCLAEYKTAEQVSEWKGNLWYFASKFTNFKAKKLYRMYKNLVKQGGDSNGGATSSPDKKEDDSSTAKQKHNEKSSHEKHFDKQQADSSHKDSRITKRKVDDIEENSNSSSQSKKHLSSISALINNITSTVTIGAITITPITSTTNSTSSTANSADISRHKEQKESKHKDTKRDRDRDRDRDRDRGRLSLSRDDN, from the exons ATGAGGCCAGTAAAGAAAGCGTTAAAAGCCCTAGATACTCCAGATATGTCCCTGAGCGAGGAAGAGCGAGTTGCTCGCGCGCGTCGATGTCTCTTTCAAATCGGAAACCATATCAACACGTGTCTGGCGGAATATAAAACCGCCGAACAAGTTAGCGAATGGAAAGGCAATCTTTGGTACTTCGCTTCCAAATTTACAAACTTCAAAGCAAAGAAACTTTATAGAATGTATAAGAATCTGGTAAAACAAGGTGGCGACAGCAACGGCGGTGCCACATCTAGTCCCGACAAAAAAGAAGACGATTCTAGTACTGCAAAG CAGAAACACAATGAAAAGTCATCTCACGAGAAACATTTCGATAAGCAACAAGCTGACAGCAGTCATAAAGACAGCAGAATAACAAAACGTAAAGTTGATGATATCGAAGAGAACTCGAATAGCAGTTCACAAAGTAAGAAACACCTTTCGTCTATTTCTGCTCTCATTAACAATATCACGTCCACGGTTACTATCGGTGCTATCACGATTACGCCTATAACATCAACAACAAATTCCACATCGAGTACTGCTAATAGCGCAGACATATCGCGACATAAAGAACAGAAAGAATCGAAACATAAAGATACAAAAAGAGATAGAGATCGTGacagagatagagatagagacAGAGGTAGATTAAGTTTAAGCAGGGACGACAATTAG